CTCCACCTTGTACCCACTAGCGCTGCCGGGGAGCCATTCCCATGCCCGGTCGCGTAGGAGGTGTATAGCGTCCTGGTACCTCCTAGCCCTAATCACTACCAGCCGGCCCTCCTCGTCAATCCAGGGCCCATAGGCGTTTGGATCGGTGGCGTACTTCTCGAGGAAGCGTAGCGCGTGCCCACTCCAGGCCGGTGGGCCCCGGTGCAGTGTGTATGGCGGGGTTACCCTCTCTTCCAACTCGATACAGGCTAGTATTCTCCCTTCTGTGCATGCTGTAACCCTGTAGTCTATTACGTGGAAGCCCCATCTCTCTAGCAGGTTTACTGCTAGCCTTAGGGCTCGCTTGCCAACCCCCCATAGTGTGTCGGGGGGCACTCTCTGCGGTGGCTCTAGGAGTAGTAGCACCATGTTTGACACACGCTCACCACTACTTGCTACTGCTTGTTGGGGCGTCGTAGGGGGGGTTCTGGCTACGTGGAAGAACTCCATGCGGGGTTCCCTGAGGTACATTTTTGCTGCGAGAACAAGCTCTGCAAGTGATCGTGTCGAGACTGCTGCTGCCGCATTCCTCGATGGGTCTACGGGATCAACAACTATCATGGGTTTATCGCCAAACTTTTCCAGGAGCTCCTTACGGCTATAGCCGGCCCCATTCACGTCAACTATCACTGGTGGTTTCCACTTGGCAGCCTCAGCTATAACATTACGAAAGCAGCCATAGGCTGCGATTAGTAGTTCTGCTAGGTAGCCGGAAAATCCCTCCACAGCTATTTCAGCACCATAAACACCTATTCCCTTAAGGAAGCTCTTGAGAAGCCTAACCTCGTCACGCTGATGGGGCTCTAGCCTTCCAAGTATATACCTTGTGTGAAGGGGGGTCCTGTCAACAGCAGTAACAACCTCTCCAGGCTTCTCCACGCGACAAGCTGGCACCACCTCAACCCAGTAGCTGTGAACTAGTACTCTTGCGTATGGATGCTGGGCATACCTGCGTTCAGTGCGCAAGCCGAGCTTGGCCAGTTTCTCCTCAATCTGGTCTATCAGCCCGGCGTGTATCAGGTCTAGGCACTTGCTTCTCGGGAGGAGTATGAAGAGGTCTATGTCTAGCTCGCCGCTAAGCCAGGTATCCTTTGCATAGCTTCCCTCGACACGTACCTCATAGTCCTTGACTCCAAGTTCTTTCAGTACAGCGTCGAGAAGCCTGGTGGCCTCCTCTACAGCTTTACGCGCCTTTTCGCGCTCACCCGTGGTGGGTGCAACCATAGCTAGTACTTGTTTCTCGACCTTGGTATGGGGGCAGCCGCTGCTGCCGGCGATGCCGGTCTTCATGGCTCCACCAGTACGCATATAGTATGGTGGCGTGGTAGGTCTTAAAGAGGAGCGATGAAGAGGGCTGGTATTGCTGACCAGCCATAAGCTGTGTGATGAGGGACACCAGCACGGAGCATCAACATACTCTGGTGCTACAAGCTATATAGCCTTGTAGCACATGCCTTGTGTGGAATATGTTCGGGGTGACTGCAGTGGACTGGTTCATGGAGCGAGCTAAGAGCGTGTACGCACAGCTACTGGCCAAGGCCGAATCCATAGAGGATGAGAACCTCCGAAAAATAACACTTGAACTGCTCAAAAACCCTGTAATTACTTTTGTAAAGGTTGAGCCTAAGATAACCTTCTTTGAGAGCCCAGCAGCCCCGAGGAAGCACCACGCGTACCCTGGGGGCCTCCTAGACCATACTCTCGGCGTTACGCTGATAGCTGAGAAGCTCGTCGATGTCTATGGCAGCGTCTATGGCGCCTCTATAGATCGTGACGTTGTTATAGCAGCAGCGCTGCTCCATGACCTATTTAAGTATTACCAGTATGAGCTTGACCCCCTAACCGGCGGCTACCGGCCGCGGAGCGACTGGTACCTAGGCCACGACTTTGCAATGGTTGCCGAACTCTCCACCCGCGGTGCTCCTGACAAGCTGATAAGGGCGATAGCTGAGGCGCATGGGACGGTACCGTTTAGCATGCTTGAGTCGCAAATTGTACATAGGGCTGATAGCACTGATTCTGAGATGATATCCCAAATACAAGATATTATATGGAGGGTATGTCTCGACATAGAGCTCGAGAAGCCAGATGCAAAGGCGGTAAAGGTGTTCAACGAGGCGCTGAGGAGACGTTCAATATTCGATTATGCAAAGATATACTATACTGGGGGCCGCGACGCGTTAAGGGAGTATATTAAGAAGACGCTCGGCTTAGACTAACAATATACTGGGGCTGTGTGGAGGCCGACATAGGCCTACGCCGCTGTGGCGGATGAGGAGGGGTCGATTGGCCGAAGCCCACAACGTTCTTTGCCGATGAAGAACCGTCGGACGTAGATGAGCAAGGCGATGAAATATCCCCTGGCTCCTCTGAGGCCTCCTTAACAATTGCGGGAAGAGGCTCAGTAGGGTCCGGCATCGTCACCGATCAGCTGACCGGACAACAGTCTTCACAGCCATTACTACCTATGGAGGGCTCGGTTTGAGAGCTCCAGCTCACCCCAGCCGGTTGGGTCGCACGGTTTGCTACTCCTCACAGCCCGTGTAGACAATGCTGGTTGAGTCCTCGCCCCCTCTTAAGCCTGAGAGGACTCGCCTAGGGGGCTAGGTCTTCTGCACTAGTGTACGGAGGATTTCTGCTAGCCTAGAGGGCATCCTGGCTATTAGCCCTAGCAGCTTGATTGTTGAGACATTGCCTATTCCTATGAGTGGTAGTAGGTCGGTTGGTATACTTCTTAGTAGCTTTGCTCTTGTTTCGGGCCTTGCTGTCTTTATTTTCTCGAGAAGTTTGCGTTGTACGCCTATCCAGTGGACTATTCTGCTCAGTGTTTTGCCTGGGTCCTCGCCGCTAGCTATGTATCTTGTCAGGGCATATGCGGATGCTATTGAGGGCCTTATACCCTCGCCGGTAAGCGGGTATACAAAGCCTGCAGCCTCACCTATCACCGGTATATCCCTTATGAGGAGGCTTGGATTTGCTCCTCCAATGTTTATAGCTGCGCCGCGTATTGGTGTCATCTCGACTGGGCCTTTCACTCTCTTCCTTATGAACTCTATAAGCTTCTGGCGAAACTCTCTTGGCTCGCCATAGCCGCCCACGCCAATGTCTACGGTATAGCGAGAGCGTGGGAAGACCCAGTAGTAGCCTACGAGGCTGCTGTCAAACCACAGCTCCATAATAGTAGTGTCGTGTGGCTCGCTAGTCCTGACTATTGCCTGGACAGCATATATTTGATCCCTAATGCCGCGGTGTGGAGTCACCGAGCCCGTAGCTACAACGATTTCCTTTGCTTCTTCGAGCTGCTTGACAGGCCTAAGCTCAGGTGTAAGCTCCACAATCCTCCGCTCGAAAGGTATGCCTTCGAGCAAGTGTTTGAGGAATGCAGGCTTGTCTATAATGTAGCCCTGGAGTTTGCCGTACTTCTCATGGGCTAGTTCGCCGTCGACATAGACTCTAAAGCCGCGTATCTCAGTTAGGATAGCATCAACCGGTATGTCAATGTAGTCCTCTACTTGCAGCGGGACAGCCCATCCGCACGGCTTAAATCCAGGGTATGGGGCTATGTCATATACCTTGACCCTAAACCCCTTATCGGTTAGGAAACGTGCTAGCGCTGCGCCAGCCGGGCCGGCCCCTATGATTACGTAATCATACCTAATAGTCATACCCGGTTATCCCCTCGGGGTACATGACGTGGAGGGTTAAACCGGGTTACCCGGGACGTATAGGCTTTGACGCGCTCAATGTCTGGACCAAGCATTGCGCTGACAATAAACTCTGGTAGTATAGGAAGATAGGAGTCGGGTGTAGCGGCTAGCTTTTCTGCTAGCTTTTCAGCTTCTGTGAGCAGGTTTGCTATGAATTTGTAAGCTTTCTCTATCCCTTCACTGCCTAGCCACTTTCTAAACATTCTCGCCGAGGGGAAACTGATGGTACCTGTCCTGCTGTCTACAATGTCGTCTGCAACCTGGTACATTAAGCCGAGGTACTCACCGTAGAGTCCGGCCTCGCCGTAAAGGTCTTCGCGGCCTGCAACAATGGCGCCAAGCTCGCCAGCTAAGCGGAAGAGGGATGCTGTCTTCAGCTTAACAGTTTCAAGATAGTATTCTGGGGGAAGACTATCAGGATCCGTAAACGCATCGAGAACTTCGCCGCGAGAGATGTTGAGAGTGGCGGTTATTGTGCGGCTTGTAGCTCTAAACCCGTACCTTTCCTCGACTATCTTATGAGCAAATGTTACAAGAAGATAGACAGTCATAACCGTCTTCTTAACACCATACTCGACCCAAGCAGCTTTCTGGCCCCTCCGCTCCACATCCTCGTCTATTATGTCGTCAAGTGCAAGGCTTGAGGCGTGTATAAGCTCTACAGCTACAGCAGCATCGAGCGCATCTTCTATGCGGCCTCCAAGGCTTCTAGCTATTTCGAGGACTAGAAAGCCTCTAAATCGCTTTCCACCTCTCGCGATATACTCTGCAACCCTTACAGCATGCGCTTCTGGAAGCCGAGCTATCCACTGCTTGATAGCATCATCTACTAGTGACCGGAGCTTCTTCCAGTGCTCAACCAGGCCTCCATAGCTGGTGCCTATTTGCTGCATAGGCTATCAACCCAAAGTTGTGCCGTTATAGCCTAGGTTGCACCCTGGCAGTATGCTTGCAGGCACCAGTTTCTGGGCGTTTTGCCGTGGTGGATTATTATCTCGTTATGCAAGTGAGAGAAACCCTCACTCTTATACCCTCACAGAAACCCATATCCTGGGTTAGGGTGCAGGGGATGGCTAAGGCAAGACTGTCATACCCTGACGCAAAATCGTTTTACAACATGCTTGATGCGATATCGAAAATTGTTGATGAGCTTGCAATGACTATAACGCCTAATGGCGTAAAAGCGATAGCCCTTGACCCAGCCCATGTAGCGCTAATGGTCATGGAGCTGCCGCCAGAAAGCTTCATAGAGTACGAGGTTGAGGATGAAGTGAAGCTTGGTTTTAATGTTGCTAACATAGCGAAGATAATTAAGAGGGGTAAGAAGGGCGATAAGCTAGACATAGAAGTCGACGAGGATAGGGTTACATGGTCTATTGTTGGAGCTACGATCAAAAGGTATAGACTGCTAAATCTTGACGTGCCGGTGCCAGAGCTACCAGAGGCAGAGCTTGAGTTTAAGGTACACGTTTCACTGATAGTGGATCCGTTCAAGAACGCACTAAAAGATGCTGAAGCCGTCGGGGATACTGTTGAGCTAGAGGCACCAGACGACACGACACTAATCATACGTGGTGTCGGAGCTGCAGTAGCGGAGACAAAGATTAGGAGTGATACGCCTGCCGTAGTGGAGTTTAATGTTGAGGAGCCCTCCAAGTCAGCCTATAGTATAGAGTACTTGAAGCATATGCTTTCGCTGACAAAGGTTGCAGACACGATAACCATAGAATTTGCGCAGGACATGCCGCTAAGGCTACAGTTCAGGTTACCTGCTGGCGGCAACGTGACATATCTCCTAGCGCCGAAAGCGGCATAGCGCACCGGGCAGTGATGAGTTTCACCGGCTCATCCGACGCTCTCTAGGCCGTGAGGATGGCCAGGACAGCTGAGCCACCTACTTCTTCACAAGTTCGAGTACTTTTTCAACAATGTATCTTGCAGGGTTTACCCCAGTTGCTGATTGTAGTCCGCGCCAGAGTGGTGAGGCATTAACCTCTATGACTGCATACCGATTCTCATCATACTCTATCACGTCTACACCGGCGTAGACTAGGCCTAGTACCTTTACAGCGCGGATAACAGCCTTTGCTACTTCATCACGGACTGTTGCTGGTACAGGTTTTGCTCCTTGAGCTATATTTGTTTTCCAACTATTTCGTGGTGCAATGCGGTACATTGCAGCTACCACGTGGTCGCCGACAACGAATACGCGAAGATCCCTATTGCCCGGCTTTTCCAGGTATTTTTGTATGTAGAGGGGCTGGTTGAGGGTTAGCAGAAGGTTTATGATATGGTAGGCCGTATCGGTATCCTTTACGCGGAATGAGCCAAGGCCTAGACTACCTATTATAGGTTTAAACACTACGTCACCGAGCTGTTCTACAGCATGTAGTGCAGTGGTAGGATCCTCTGTAACCAGTGTCCGGGGGACGGGTATCCCCGCCTCCTGTAGTATTCGTAGACTCGTAAACTTGTCCCTGGCACGGAAGAGTCCCTCTGGCGGGTTTACAACTACGTAGCCCCACGATTCCGCTGCCTCTAGAATAGCTCTCCTCACCGCATACCTCTCTATGCTGAGCCCCCTGCCGAGGCCCCGCACTATGATAGCGTCCACGTTGAGGCATCTGCCTCTATATTTTAACGGGCATGATGGAGTTCCAAGTTCTGCAGATATGTAGTTCCAGAGAATGTAGAGTGGTGTCGAGCCCGTATCGGCTATGGCCTTTAGTAACTGTCGGCTACTCCACGTGGGCCTAGGGGTGTGGTGCAGTACTGCTATTTTAGCCACGGCGTTCACGCCCGCTAAGCATATCTCCGATGAGTTCTGCTATGAGTGACGCGTATACAGGTGCTGTTAGTGGGTCGGTATGCATAATTATCTCTGCCAGCTTACCCTTGTTCTGTGCTATTGATAGCTTAAATCTTAGCTCACGAAGGATGTCTGCTTCAACATCAGTAGCAAATACTAGTAGGAAAATTCCCTGCTGTTCGAGCCGTTGCAATAGTGTTAGTAGCCGACGTTACAGGCTCTATAGGCACGGGGGCTCCCATAGATTCCTCTATATGCATGGCTGCCAGGGCTGCTGCGGGCGTAAGTGTTGGTGTGGAAAAGACAGCTGCTTTAGTGCTTGAGGATAAAGCCTCTGTGATGGAGTTTACTATGCTGCCATACCTTGACTTTATCTCTTCGAGCACAGGATGTATGTTGTTAAACTCGCTCGTAAGCCTCTCTACACGGACCCTAATACCGCTATGTTTTCTGGCGAGTTTTGCGGAGAGCTTGGCAGCTGCAAGAACATATGTGAGGTGGATTCTCTCGGATGCAACTTCTACCAATACTCTCCTCGCTTGGTGCGCGTGCCTTGAGCACTGGTGGTAATGGTGGTGTCACAGCTACGAGGCTCACACCGGTAAGCTTCGTAGCGTCTATAGCTCTTCCGACAATGTTCTCGGCTCCAGCCTCGGCGAATAATATGACGGCGATGTTTTCCTCGCGGTAGGCTACAATGTGGTATATCAGGGCTTCAATAGGTTCTAGACGTACACTAGTGGTGGTTATCTGGCGTAACACCCAATAGCCAAGTGTTGCTGCTGCCAGGGCGTATCTTGTCCCAGCATATGTTAGGTAGAGCTCGCTATACGATTGGTTTAAGAAGGAAAATATCCTCTTGGCTAGTTCTTCGGCTTGTTTTTCGAGGCGTTTAAGCTTCTCCCGGGTTAGAGGAGTGCTGTCTCTAGTGAGCTGCAGCAACTGCACCTCGCCTTGTCGGGTTCGGGTGGCAGGCGGGGTATTAGCTTGTAGAGTATCTTCTTGGCCTTCTCAGTGTTCTCCTTCATAACCCTAGCAACCTCTTCAGCTGTTACTGGCCGCTCAGCCCAGACGTCATAATCGGTGACTAGTGCTATGGTTGCATAGCATAGCTGTGCCTCACAAGCTAGGTTTACTTCGGGCACCAGAGTCATTCCTATAATGTCTGCTTTGAATACCTCCCGCCAGACTCTGCTTTCAGCTCTCGTCGAGAAGCGTGGCCCCTCAATACAGATGTATGTACCTCTGGGATGAACCCTGTAGCCTAGCTCTCTCGCAGTGCTAATTATTTCCTGGCGTAGGTGCTCGCAGAACGGGTCGGCCATACTCACGTGGGCTACTATGCCCTCGTCGAAGAATGTATATACACGGCTCTTAGTCATGTCTATAAACTGGTCTGGCACAACTATGTCTCCAGGTTTGTAGTCTTCTCGTAGGGAGCCTACAGCAGAGACGGCAATAACCCACTTTACGCCAAGCATCTTGAGAGCCCAAATGTTCGCTCTATAGTTTATCTTGTGTGGCGGAATTCTGTGTCCCCTGCCATGCCTTGGTAGGAATGCTACACGCTTTCCCCCAAGCTCTCCAACAATTATGTAGTCGCTAGGCTCTCCATATGGTGTGTAGATTTTGTACTCCTTGGCGTTCTCGAGGACTCCGGGGTCATAGAGGCCGCTACCTCCTATTATGGCTATATCGGCTTTTACGGATGGTTTCGGGGGAAAGTCGGGCAAGGGAGAAGCTACACCCCCACCTACACAACCAGCTACCTACTACTGTGTAGCGTGTGAGGCAAAATTGCTATCCTTCTGTGTCTTGTTAGCGGGGTTTTACCGCGATAACCCCTTGGGTTTGTTTGTCAAACCATACTCGCTCAAACCCTGCTCTCCTAAGTCTCTCAATAACTCCTCTCACTATGGGGCTGAGCCTTCTACTCCTAGCCTGGAGTGGTACACCTGTGTAGTGATACAACTTGCCACCTGGCTTCAGTACTCTGTAGAGCTGCTGATAGAACTCTAGGCTGTAGAGTTCTCCAGCCATATTGAAGCGGGGAGGGTCATGCAATATCTTGTCGAAGTATTCGTCGGGAAGTAGTTCTACAGCTATAGTAGCATCGGCATGTACTATTCTCACGTTTTCGTTAGCTAGGAGCCAGCTTGCAGGGTTGAGCGACGCTATTGAGAGCACATACTCGCTAACCTCTATAGTGTAGACCGTTGCCCCTCTACTTGAAGCTATTATCGTTGTATAGCCTAGCCCTGTACATGTATCAAGGACTCTATCGCCCCTCCTAACACCTAGCCTGGAAACTTTGAGTTGCGAATCGTGAAGAGGACCTCTAACTCCTACAATGCGGTGCATGTGTATGCCGTTTATGAGCAGGGTAGGTGCGTCAAGCTCGGCTGTAAAGTAGAGCCTCATATAGCCCTCGTTTGATCTAACTTCAACTGGTAGGAGTCTGTTGTTATGCTCGTCAAAGAAGTAGATAACGTCATCCCTAATCCTGCTTGGTAGTGAGCTAGGAGCTAGGCTGAACACATGTTCGCCATTAATGGTGATGTTTACTTCGTCTCTGCTGCATAGGATTTCAACACTATACTCGTAATATTGCGTTCTGCGTGCGAACACAATACTATTGCTACTGTCCTTACGGCATGCAGTCTTCAGCTTTGAAAGGAGAAATCCAGGTATGACTAGCCTACGCGGCCTATACTCGTAGATTTCGACAAAGCCCCACTCGTGTCTCGTTCCGTTCACGGCAGCCTATTCCTCTCCTATAGAGTTCATGGGGTATGGCAAAACTCTATATACGTAGTGCTAGAGTAGTGCTAGATTCTCCTAACTGGTTGGTGACTATCTGCTACAGTTAACTAGGCGTGATGAATACGACTCACACTGAGAGCTGATGAGGGAGGTTTCGGCTGATCCACATACATCCTTGTCCTGGTATACATTGTGTCAACATAGGTCTTTACTGCGAGGGCATGTTTGCATAGTTTGCCGCGCATACCAGCAGGACACGTACACTTCAGCATGCCCTTCTCCGGGTTGTAGAATACTATGTAGATATCATTGTCTCCACGTACAAGTGCTCTAAGACCATCGGGACCCAGCCTTACGTATATTATCCTCCTCTGGTTTACGAGTCTTGCTGATTTCAATAGCAGGGCTGGGTTAGGTCTTCCCTTTCGCGAAGAGTACATCTAGCCCCACAAATAGCTG
This DNA window, taken from Hyperthermus butylicus DSM 5456, encodes the following:
- a CDS encoding HD domain-containing protein, which produces MDWFMERAKSVYAQLLAKAESIEDENLRKITLELLKNPVITFVKVEPKITFFESPAAPRKHHAYPGGLLDHTLGVTLIAEKLVDVYGSVYGASIDRDVVIAAALLHDLFKYYQYELDPLTGGYRPRSDWYLGHDFAMVAELSTRGAPDKLIRAIAEAHGTVPFSMLESQIVHRADSTDSEMISQIQDIIWRVCLDIELEKPDAKAVKVFNEALRRRSIFDYAKIYYTGGRDALREYIKKTLGLD
- a CDS encoding SWIM zinc finger family protein, whose product is MYSSRKGRPNPALLLKSARLVNQRRIIYVRLGPDGLRALVRGDNDIYIVFYNPEKGMLKCTCPAGMRGKLCKHALAVKTYVDTMYTRTRMYVDQPKPPSSALSVSRIHHA
- a CDS encoding S-methyl-5'-thioadenosine phosphorylase, whose protein sequence is MPDFPPKPSVKADIAIIGGSGLYDPGVLENAKEYKIYTPYGEPSDYIIVGELGGKRVAFLPRHGRGHRIPPHKINYRANIWALKMLGVKWVIAVSAVGSLREDYKPGDIVVPDQFIDMTKSRVYTFFDEGIVAHVSMADPFCEHLRQEIISTARELGYRVHPRGTYICIEGPRFSTRAESRVWREVFKADIIGMTLVPEVNLACEAQLCYATIALVTDYDVWAERPVTAEEVARVMKENTEKAKKILYKLIPRLPPEPDKARCSCCSSLETALL
- the cca gene encoding CCA tRNA nucleotidyltransferase; the encoded protein is MKTGIAGSSGCPHTKVEKQVLAMVAPTTGEREKARKAVEEATRLLDAVLKELGVKDYEVRVEGSYAKDTWLSGELDIDLFILLPRSKCLDLIHAGLIDQIEEKLAKLGLRTERRYAQHPYARVLVHSYWVEVVPACRVEKPGEVVTAVDRTPLHTRYILGRLEPHQRDEVRLLKSFLKGIGVYGAEIAVEGFSGYLAELLIAAYGCFRNVIAEAAKWKPPVIVDVNGAGYSRKELLEKFGDKPMIVVDPVDPSRNAAAAVSTRSLAELVLAAKMYLREPRMEFFHVARTPPTTPQQAVASSGERVSNMVLLLLEPPQRVPPDTLWGVGKRALRLAVNLLERWGFHVIDYRVTACTEGRILACIELEERVTPPYTLHRGPPAWSGHALRFLEKYATDPNAYGPWIDEEGRLVVIRARRYQDAIHLLRDRAWEWLPGSASGYKVEVHPLLQGLLERRIEECELECLASLAVKKPAWMRRLYHSQKP
- a CDS encoding DNA polymerase sliding clamp, which translates into the protein MAKARLSYPDAKSFYNMLDAISKIVDELAMTITPNGVKAIALDPAHVALMVMELPPESFIEYEVEDEVKLGFNVANIAKIIKRGKKGDKLDIEVDEDRVTWSIVGATIKRYRLLNLDVPVPELPEAELEFKVHVSLIVDPFKNALKDAEAVGDTVELEAPDDTTLIIRGVGAAVAETKIRSDTPAVVEFNVEEPSKSAYSIEYLKHMLSLTKVADTITIEFAQDMPLRLQFRLPAGGNVTYLLAPKAA
- a CDS encoding polyprenyl synthetase family protein, giving the protein MQQIGTSYGGLVEHWKKLRSLVDDAIKQWIARLPEAHAVRVAEYIARGGKRFRGFLVLEIARSLGGRIEDALDAAVAVELIHASSLALDDIIDEDVERRGQKAAWVEYGVKKTVMTVYLLVTFAHKIVEERYGFRATSRTITATLNISRGEVLDAFTDPDSLPPEYYLETVKLKTASLFRLAGELGAIVAGREDLYGEAGLYGEYLGLMYQVADDIVDSRTGTISFPSARMFRKWLGSEGIEKAYKFIANLLTEAEKLAEKLAATPDSYLPILPEFIVSAMLGPDIERVKAYTSRVTRFNPPRHVPRGDNRV
- a CDS encoding ATP-grasp domain-containing protein, whose amino-acid sequence is MAKIAVLHHTPRPTWSSRQLLKAIADTGSTPLYILWNYISAELGTPSCPLKYRGRCLNVDAIIVRGLGRGLSIERYAVRRAILEAAESWGYVVVNPPEGLFRARDKFTSLRILQEAGIPVPRTLVTEDPTTALHAVEQLGDVVFKPIIGSLGLGSFRVKDTDTAYHIINLLLTLNQPLYIQKYLEKPGNRDLRVFVVGDHVVAAMYRIAPRNSWKTNIAQGAKPVPATVRDEVAKAVIRAVKVLGLVYAGVDVIEYDENRYAVIEVNASPLWRGLQSATGVNPARYIVEKVLELVKK
- a CDS encoding NAD(P)-binding protein, giving the protein MTIRYDYVIIGAGPAGAALARFLTDKGFRVKVYDIAPYPGFKPCGWAVPLQVEDYIDIPVDAILTEIRGFRVYVDGELAHEKYGKLQGYIIDKPAFLKHLLEGIPFERRIVELTPELRPVKQLEEAKEIVVATGSVTPHRGIRDQIYAVQAIVRTSEPHDTTIMELWFDSSLVGYYWVFPRSRYTVDIGVGGYGEPREFRQKLIEFIRKRVKGPVEMTPIRGAAINIGGANPSLLIRDIPVIGEAAGFVYPLTGEGIRPSIASAYALTRYIASGEDPGKTLSRIVHWIGVQRKLLEKIKTARPETRAKLLRSIPTDLLPLIGIGNVSTIKLLGLIARMPSRLAEILRTLVQKT
- a CDS encoding class I SAM-dependent methyltransferase; this encodes MNGTRHEWGFVEIYEYRPRRLVIPGFLLSKLKTACRKDSSNSIVFARRTQYYEYSVEILCSRDEVNITINGEHVFSLAPSSLPSRIRDDVIYFFDEHNNRLLPVEVRSNEGYMRLYFTAELDAPTLLINGIHMHRIVGVRGPLHDSQLKVSRLGVRRGDRVLDTCTGLGYTTIIASSRGATVYTIEVSEYVLSIASLNPASWLLANENVRIVHADATIAVELLPDEYFDKILHDPPRFNMAGELYSLEFYQQLYRVLKPGGKLYHYTGVPLQARSRRLSPIVRGVIERLRRAGFERVWFDKQTQGVIAVKPR